Genomic segment of Gouania willdenowi chromosome 17, fGouWil2.1, whole genome shotgun sequence:
TCTGATGGTGGTTAATGGGCGCGTGTTCTGCTGTTTCAGGGTTATAACAAAGCTGTGGACTGGTGGGCTCTGGGGGTCCTCATCTATGAGATGGCAGCTGGTTACCCTCCGTTCTTTGCTGATCAGCCCATTCAGATCTACGAGAAGATTGTGTCTGGAAAGGTCAGTGGAACTGAATAAAATGTGGAGATGACGACATCCTAAGCTCTGACTGTGTTGGTGGCTGAGTTCTGGTTAAAGTGGGAATtatagcagctgttagcgttcaatgcagggtttttcaattttggtgttgtgaccccatgtagggtcgcctgtaatttctagtatttactgattaaaatatatttattgtccaTGAGGCCgacggtctaattttgtgtggcccccaaagtaaatgaatttaccaaataacaccaaaaatacactaaatgactcacaaaacataaaattactgaaaaatacacaaaataaatctaaaatgtgaacaaacatacagaaaatTAACTGAAAGTtgcacaagacaacaaaaaacacaaaaataaaagggaaatgtatgaattgacaacaaaagtacacaaaaatgattcaaagaaacatacaaaatgaaggaaaaaagacaaaaaaaacacaaatctataaaatgtgaacagaaatacacaaaattacccaaaagttACACAAGGTGACTAGAAATGCACAGAAATGTATTGAAGTAAGAACGTTGTTGTGTGTGTAGGTTCGCTTCCCGTCCAATTTCAGCTCCGACCTGAAGGACCTGCTGAGGAACCTCCTACAGGTGGATCTGACCAAACGCTACGGGAACCTGAAGAACGGCGTCAGCGACATCAAGGGACACAAGTGGTTCTCTACCACCGATTGGATCGCCATCTACGAGAGGAAGgtaagacccccccccccgttcACTCACATGACACCAGGGTTAGGGGTCAATCAAAAATAATCACatagttgataattaattataatgatggcgtaattataatactaactgtaattgagaacatatgTTGCTGTAATTAGGGTCAAAGTCCCAGAATgcttttatttactattattcaGCATCTGCCTTTGATCGACAATTTGCCCCCCTGAGAATGTCCCAAGTCTcaccaaaaactcaaaaatgtgCGATGAACCAGACGACCTGCAGGTTTGACCGATACTTTACATTATGACcctgcccaaaaccaaacaggatgCCAGCTATCTGAGGTCAATGGTAAAAAATGTGTTGCGCCCTGGAAACATTGACgcaaactagtctgaggggcttAACCCGATTCGCTTCAAACTCGGCCAGAGCACTTAAGACCCACTGAAGATAAAAATCATCAAAGGAATATGCATTTCTCTAATGGTTTGGTTGTGGCACCGCCGCAAatttgcaatgctaatttttgttAGCACGTCGCAATTTCAAAATccccataactctgacacacaaagttGAATCAGCtccaaatttcacacaaatgacatttgcccaagcctattcatgactgccttgaaacttttcccatcatgctttgcgttTTTTACTGGTGCCAGTTACGGTCATGTTCACTGGCGGAAAGACGATACGTCGTGTTGACCTCAAAATGCTGTTGCATGAACcttataagatgggagcaggCCGCTCTTGTACTTGACGAAGGCGGACGCTTTTCCCCCTGCACCCcatcttctgctgctgctgcttgtttGGTCTTGTTCTGTCTTTTGTCAGAATCTAATAGGAACCTCTCTCTAGATCTAtatccaaaaaccaaaattatggaattgatctGAAGTGTTTCTCAATGCCATCGACCACATTTTTCTACAAAGAGAATGGGCAGAGGTGAGCCCGCTTGTCCGGACGGAATGTTTGCGCCGAGATACAAGATGGACTCTAGGGAGAAGAATTCTGATAGTCAGTATGCTgctgattagagttagcagttttctgacctatcgcaaagtctggattacgttggcagctgttttaggaaggctgccagtcatttgtGATGGATGGAGCAGGGCTCTCAACACTCATGTGATGAatcaactcaaaagtaagcaggaaGCTACTTTTGGAACGTTTACGCGGAATCAAATCTAACTTGGAGAAGTTAACAGCTCAGCTTTTGAGTTAAGACCACCTTATTGGATTACTGCTGGAGACCAGGACTCCAAGCTAACAGAACTGTGCTTTAGTCTGACCAAAAACAAATGGCTTATCATCATTGGCTCCCCTCACAAGCCAGACGTTCAAGGCTGGTTCATCTATTCACCAAGATTTGTGTAGAAATGACATTTCCTCCTCCTTCCCCCACCGCCACctggaactttgtttctgaatcAGATCTACCCAAGGTCTCACATCATCTGTGATGGGCTGAACTGAACCGAATGAAGCAAATGGATTATGTTTCAATGCCTTCTTtagccctccccctccctctctccctcgTAGTGGCAGCAGGAGGGGCGAGTGAGGCGCCTACAAGGGCTGCACGCACGCTCCCCCCAGCGGCTGGCTGCAATCCTTTTCTCCACCACATACTGTGTGTTCTTCGCTCCAATTGCCAAGTTAAATTctttgtgctgtttttaaagtgtactttctgatgaagaaataacaggctgtgatcagtgggaggggcctataatgtcaccgGAAAATCTTTCACCATTTTCCTCgccatcacattttaaatgctgTATCATGGCTATTTTTCAACTAATACTAAACAGGCCTTCtaactggttttactggttatactggtttttcCTGTTCTACCACAATATAATTGctattgcttggttaatgctattgtaatgctaatgtttgcttAATGTTAACACTACgtaaatgctattgctagcttaaagctaatactaggttaatgctattgctaggttaatgtttgtttaatgttaatgctaggtaaatgctattgctaggataaagctaatactaggtcaatgctgttgttaggctaatgctaatgccaggtcattgttaatgttaggctaatgctaatgttaacccaatgctaatgctaggttaatgttaattttaataCTACATTAATGTTtacgctaatgctaagctattaTTCGTTAACGCTAATGTTAGGCtatagctattgctaggttaatgctattgctaggctaatgttaatactatattaatgttaatgctaggtttatgttaatgctaagctattgtTCGTTAacgctaatgttaggctaatgctattgttaggttaatgctattgctaggctagtgctaatCCTAAAGCATTTGAACTGCACTTGCGGCCTCAATTTTAATAATCTAATTTGTAAtgatcgtaatcataattgagttgtaattgaacatggataactgaAGACGTAATTGAACGATGCTCACCTGACCTTGTGTAAACGTCCTCCATGTTTTGTTTTCAGGTGGAAGCTCCGTTCATCCCAAAGTGCCGAGGCCCCGGAGACACCAGCAACTTTGACGACTACGAGGAGGAGGAGATCGTAGTGTCCGTGACGGAGAAATGTACCAAGGAGTTCACCGACTTTTAGGATTCATCAGGGAAACCCCCGCAGGGGCCTTTGCGTTCTTCTACAGACTGAAGGCGGAGCTTTAACGCACTCACCGTTCCTCTTTCCTTCTCACTCGCTCACACACTGAGTGCACCacctctgcttcttcttcttcttcttcttNNNNNNNNNNNNNNNNNNNNNNNNNNNNNNNNNNNNNNNNNNNNNNNNNNNNNNNNNNNNNNNNNNNNNNNNNNNNNNNNNNNNNNNNNNNNNNNNNNNGACAAAGACAGAAaggataaaaatgaaataaataatagatattggTCAAGATAATACAAGCATTAATTATGACACAATAAATACGTTAACCTCTCACAGTAGTAATATGTCTCATTGGATTAGTCAACTTGGAAATTTAGAACTTCACTCATTTGATCCCAATTGTTATAATGTACAGGATTTAGAACGTATTATTGATCCTGATATGAACTTTATCAATTACAATGATATTAACTGTAGTTATTGTACAGAAGATCAGTGTGaaagtataaataaaacagGACAATTTTCAATAATTCACATTAATGCCAGAAGTTTATAtgcaaatttcacacaaattagGACTTATTTGGGTCATTTTAAACAAGGTTTTAGTATTGTTGCTATTACTGAAGCCTGGATTCATCTGAATAAAGACGTGAAGTTTGAACTCGAGGAGCTTTTTCATGTAGATCAGCAAAACAAGAATGGAGGAGGTGTAGATCTTTATGTGCACAAAGATTTAAACTGCAGAATTAAGAACCAAATGTCAATCATAACAGTAGAAATATATGACCAAATGAATAAGCACGCACTAATTAGCTGTGTGTATGGAACAGGTTACAGAACGGATGGAAATGATGTTTACATTAAGAAATCATAAAACAATCTTCATATGTGGGGACAATAAACACGCTATACAGTATGCACTGATACCCAGCTATTACCAGACCTACAACAATAACATCTCATTCTACAACTCTtatcaataatattaaaatattggtcAGTGATATTAGTGACCATCTTCCTGTGTTTACAGCATATGATACAAACTTTAGTTAAACAGGAGACTACTACTGAGCATGTTATAGTTATAGCTGaggtatgttttaaaaaaaaattacttgaaCAAAAGTGGGACAAAATTCTAAATGATGATAATGTTAATAGTAGGGATGCACTGAATATATACGGCCgaatattggaaaaaaaaagcaacattcggccttcggtttagtgagttaaaatcaAGGCCAAATAGTAAcgtgtgacgcaatcaaacaacgtgcagagatctagagtcagaaaagtgtgtgcgcgttgctgcagaaccagcagcttctcctttccacacacaaacacagccagactctctccttaccgctGTCTGTCGTCCGTCactgcgtaaaagttggaagttgtccaattccacaaccgagtccgttgttagcgctgtgagccatgaATACGTAAACATCTCCATCGTTTCCTCCATACACTACAccagtgtcacggtctgagtttccctccgtactgagattatcttgaaatctcagtacgtgactgctacaaACTGTGATGTACCCGTGTTGGattatactgatttaaaaaaataaaattacattagCTTAACTGGTATTaactgcaatgtatattataatcatgttcttttggaaaataaattatttctttttgtatggagttttattataatcatgttttggccaacatgtgctttatttttacccaaacagaatacaagtacggtaataataatgaaaaattgcatagaacacattataaaacatatttctcctgcctcgtatattgagcagttgtacatttttcccTAAGAAAAGGAGCCGTTCATcactcgtcaaataacattagctttgaacattagctttgaaattacatttttaatctcagcacggcggaagtagaaaaaagctaagcTGAAGtagtaaaaatcaattttacggtagtgcgcatgctcataatcaatctcagcacaaggtaaactcagaccgtgacaccgggtctcactgcatagactggtgtagcattagcatggagtgctaacagctgatgtgtgtaaacaatgggtcagtgactcccaacacgatcagcagcagaaaaagtagtgcagtttgtatttacatatatggtaataaagtataataaatattctatattaaacagcggtgtttgttttagctgttagatcgttggagagggaggagctaacattctaggaggcgtgtttggtgatgtcacctgccaacgtgggtaaaatccaacttttttttggaatgcatgttttgttttatttgaagggttaatataaatgataaactttgttgtgcttttttatgaaaaacaaagactactggaatatttaaaaaatgtcagaaaattcaataaacatttaccttctttaaaaaacatgtttaaaaatgtattctaggctatttatgcactattaaaaaaatagtgaaaaattgaacaaccgcattcgatatttggtattcggccaagcgtttatattttattcagcttcggcctcaaattttcatttcggtgcatctctAGTTAATAGTTCTGATAATAACTTTTTGCTGCAATTCAGAAAACTTTATGACAGAACCTGTCcactaaaaaaactaaaaaaaagaccaaaatatAAACAATGTCCATGgattacaaacacatttaagaAAAAGAACTTGTTCTACAAAGAATTTcttagaataaaaacaaaacaatctcaattaaaatataaacattacaaaaacaaactaaaacaattttttactattttgtaaaatattagaCTATTTTactgaacaaaaacaatattgaaGAATTATTAAATGAGGTgatgaataaaacagtaaaacaaaacaaaaatccacattTCTTATATGTAAACAGTGAAAATGAGGAGATGAATGATATTACTAATAATCTTCTTCTTTGTTAATATGGGCTCAGATTAAGCCAGGAAAATACCAAAATCAGTAGCACCTAAAGGATGGAGCGATAATCTACTGTATGAGACaggaatatatattttatgtttataaatgaaaataaatataacaaatgtgtgtgtgtgtgtgtgtctctaccGCCAAGAAGCCGCAGCACAACACCGGCACTCGGCTCGGCTtcggctcttggtgacgtcatcgaCTAGTAGACGTCGACTCaactagtatgcacataaagtcgacctttaaaattatgaagttgTTCAACCCCTAGTGTGTGAGCACCACAAATatttgtgtgcgcgcgcaccacgagtggttgtgtgtgctttttcttaaatgtgctttttagataaactgtttttttttttttttaaatctaatcaatcaatcaatttatcgACCAATTAATCCattgttagttgcagctctagtgtgtgtgtgtctgtattagtgtgtgtgtgtgtgtttacccgTGGTGTTGGTGTGGTGGTAGCCTTCCAGCCAGGCCTGCATCCCGATCAGATCGTGCTCGTTGATCAGGAAGATGATGTCCTTGGCCCAGTAGATCTGGTCTGTTGGAGAGGCtttggttacacacacacaccttgaagctgtgtgtgtgtgtgtgtgtgtgtgtgtgtgcgtctcacTCCTGAAGTACTGAGCCAGTCCCAGCAGCAGCCCCACCGCCTGCTCGTTGTGCTCCGCGGGGCCACAGGCGGCGCTCAGCACCAGAGCTTCAGTTCTGGGAGCTCTGGGAGCGCGAAGGATCCCGTACACGTTGGTGCCTTTGACCATCTGCACAGAGGGGGAGGGaggttgggtcaattacattttaaaattacaattacgctttCAGTTATCCAtggtcaattatgattacagtttcCAGCATTATTCCAAATGAACAttgaattatgattattttttacacCTGAAATTTGATTACAATTAGGTATATGcttctgtatttgtgtgtgtatgttgtcGTTTTAACATCTTATTGTGCATATTTCAGTgcattaattataatatattatgtAAAAGCTCATCTAGGAACAAGAGTTGGAATTTAGTAATATCTATAAACTATACAAACtatcagttacattcacagtattgTTACTATGTTAAATTGTATCGTGATTATTTGAATaaacttctattctattcattatcttaatgaaatatataatatatataatttttcattgaatttccatatcaattacaattacaaagtcaattatctgaactcaattacgattacaacagtgACTGTTTTTCAAAGTTACAATGATGATCACGCCATatctgtaattaatgatcaattccatgattccaattgtaattgagcccaaccgcGGCGAAAGGCCCGTGCTCTTACGTATCGTTCTTTGTTCTCGTCAGGGAACGGCAGCGTGCGCGAGAAACTCTGAGTGAAAACCTCCAGACCTCGAGTCTGCATGTTCTTCACCAGCCAGTCCACCGGCATCCCcctgaggaggaagaggaagaggaggaagaataagaagaggaggaagaggaggagggggaagaggaaaaagaaaaagaggaggaTGAGAAGGAAGAgggggaggaagaagaggaggaggaggaagaagtggGGGAAGGGGAGGAAGGGGAGAGGAAAAGGAAGAggccagggttgtggtcaattacaattacatctttaattatctatgttcaattacaactaaattatgattacaatgacatgcattttatccaattacaattattttcccactgacagtcaattacaattacattctgaaTTACTTAAgttaatttgcaaaataaaatacagctatcaacagctggaataaccttgatgtagagacaaaacaagctacaAGCTTGACTAGCAACAAGCTGCCTTTCTAATCCTTCGTATGCTAAGAAAACTTTCTGAAGATATCATGTACTTcaaaagaagatgaacttttcttttgaactggagaaacgcaaacaacgtctgggaatgaaatctgcagggaacaaggccgacatgaacaacgatagagaggaggaggaataaaaatagacaacactgactacagatgagaataaatcctacacaaaaaaaggacaaaaagaaaaaaaaaaagaaaaaagaatgaaatgatattgtgttcagaacaacctaagaatgtttgaccagagagacaagctttgatgtaaattttctgtgttcaaaacaggggacgggacttaaataagcaaactgcttctctcgtctcctttttcggcatgtacaaaaaaaatgtaaatgtgaaagtgaatgtaaccatgtcgaaaataaattgaataaaaaaataaataaaataggaatagtagtagtaatagtaatagtagtagtagtagtggtagtagtaatagtagtagtaatagtagtagtagtagtagtagtagtagtagtagtaatagtaatagtagtagtaatagtaatagtagtaatagtagtagtagtagtagtagtagtagtaatagtaatagtaatagtagtagtaatagtagcaataataatagtaatagtagtagtaatagtagtagtaggtgtaatagtaatagtaggagtaatagtagtagtagtaataataatagtggtagtaatagtagtagtagtagtaatagtaatagtagtagtagtaatagtaatagtagtaatagtaatagtaatagtagtaaaagtaatagtaatagtaatagtagtaatagtagtagtaatagtagtaatagtaatagtagtaatattagtaatagtagtaatagtagtagtagtaatagtagtagtaatagtagtagtaatagtagtaatagtagtaatagtagtagtagtagtaatagtagtagtaatagtagtagtaatagtagtagtaatagtaatagtagtagtaatagtagtagtaatagtagtaatagtagtagtaatagtaatagtaatagtagtagtaatagcagtagtaatagcagtagtaatagttgtagtaatagtagtagtaatagtagtagtaatagtagtagtaatagtaatagtaatagtagtagtaatagtagtagtaatagtagtaatagtagtagtaatagtaatagtaatagtagtagtaatagtagtagtaatagcagtagtaatagttgtagtaatagtagtaatagtagtagtaatagtagtagtaatagtagtagtaatagtaatagtaatagtagtagtaatagtagtagtaatagtagtaatagtagtagtaatagtaatagtaatagtagtagtaatagtagtagtaatagcagtagtagtaatagttgtagtaatagtagtaatagtagtagtaatagtagtagtaatagtagtagtaatagtaatagtaatagtagtagtaatagtagtagtaatagtagtaatagtagtagtaatagtaatagtaatagtagtagtaatagtagtagtaatagcagtagtaatagttgtagtaatagtagcatacctgtcaagttttggatttgaaaataagggaaatttttgGACGCTCACTACGATCCGTAGCACCACTCCAACCAAGCtacagtatcccttatattttaagacaagtgtataagaaatctaaaatatccacttatcaaccacttattaaatacaatcatgtgattataatctataggtcgacctttattaacattaaaatgctgtaaacattcctactagggctggtgatatgaaccaaaactcatatctcaatatattttctctaaatggtgaaatatgatataaatctagataattttattaaataaagtctgaccagaaaaacaattctgggttaaatttgctgatgtaaaatattacacagagacatttattaataaacagctgatcaatatatgacacttattaatcatctaactgagctttacatgttgatCTGAGAAgaaaaagcagcgactcctaaaactagtattttgatacataataagatataatatatatatatatgaaatattatagttttctatatcaccaaaatagaaaactcgttatatcttgaatctcgatatatctcccagccctaattcctaaattataaaacagcctaaataaaaacataaatgtgtatatgaagcacatgtgtttatttaatatacttacagtttatatacaagtcaacacgttgtatatttactgttaatttcacattgtttgtctttaagttagacattaacattttatttattatgtattttattataatctcatgtggttctctggtattcactaatgacttattagacacatttattacagactttacattatttaacactttataaacagtgtatatttgtggagcttgtgattggatgatttttcatggtgacttacgtggttccttctgctgtggtagacgttaaaatatcagttattaatctaacagaacgtgtaactgtgtcacatcctgatggtctttatgaagataaactctatgttatattttataacatatttacaccagttcttagtttttatcaccagaacgtcttcattcatcatctctgttctgttgtTTACGGGTTTattgctgatgtcagcactaatcttgcgagaactgtcactcagatcatttcaggtggaagttctcacgaggctagtgacgccgttcagtttagtaagacatcttttcattattattacattaaaatactggatatttacgggaaaataataatacgggaagatggcgggaaagaggggtaaaatac
This window contains:
- the gpaa1 gene encoding glycosylphosphatidylinositol anchor attachment 1 protein: MIRWEQEAAESYKAGGNFRSRREQHSSMGLLSDPNRRRALIGLLTRLNSPISVVCYVAGVAWFMGLAFEPFTLRTYMSENAMGSTMVEERFPAGERALATGREFSAHKKKVGGMPVDWLVKNMQTRGLEVFTQSFSRTLPFPDENKERYMVKGTNVYGILRAPRAPRTEALVLSAACGPAEHNEQAVGLLLGLAQYFRNQIYWAKDIIFLINEHDLIGMQAWLEGYHHTNTTVTDDRQR